A stretch of Candidatus Neomarinimicrobiota bacterium DNA encodes these proteins:
- a CDS encoding STAS domain-containing protein, with amino-acid sequence MRIKESQDGDVTVLTLSGKMMNESIDLHPYVKDLIEQDKMKVVVDMGKVKWFSSTGLGAMLASATSLRNAGGDIKIARATRKIESVFYMMELTSVFESFESVEEAVESFQ; translated from the coding sequence ATGCGGATTAAAGAGTCACAAGATGGAGATGTCACTGTACTGACACTATCCGGCAAAATGATGAACGAAAGCATAGATCTCCATCCGTACGTCAAGGACCTGATTGAGCAGGATAAAATGAAGGTGGTCGTCGACATGGGGAAGGTCAAGTGGTTCAGTAGTACCGGGCTCGGTGCTATGCTGGCTTCTGCCACGTCCCTGCGGAATGCGGGGGGCGACATAAAGATCGCCCGGGCGACCCGGAAGATCGAGAGCGTCTTTTATATGATGGAGCTCACCAGCGTCTTTGAATCATTCGAGTCCGTAGAAGAAGCGGTGGAGAGCTTCCAGTAA